The segment gtgcgacgtgaccgggtgggtgtgagtttgttcacgctttcctattgttcggatgaagaatggcttgtggttttgggcatgtgcgcgcgtgtttgcatacatgtgtgggcgtgtcccctataacctggggtagcctcggaagaagaaaaggcttgtgtagtgtgcgcatatgccccaaataaccccgggtagcttagtcagtcccctaacattgcgagaggagcatcatggaggaagtcttcgccgtcatgaacttacaacaacaacaacaacaacaacaacagccccacgctgccgctgcaactcttcatgctgacgatgttgacgatcagataatgggtcaagccgcattagaagttgaagccatggataacacatcccaagctgaagccgtggataacacatcacatcccagaaacggaggtgagatatccgcctcttgtattGGTTGTTTTCTTCGCGCACAAGCGCGggtgtgtgtatttcttattcattgtgtttaaaaaaaaaatatatatatatttcttgtcatttcagcggatgttggtggtggtgaggtgggggatgttccagaaactcccaagtctaccggtgaacatatcacgggcgagtcattgggcaacaacaaccgcggcgcgttgggaggtgtcggtaaaatggggcggtgtgtgctgagggaaggatgtgatacctccattaccagtgtctcgtctgaagaacgacccaccggacagcgtaacgcatagtaagtatttttttattcttacaaagagagagattgattttttgTCTAATACTGTGTCTCTATCTTGtcataagtccacggcaacaacaacagacacgcttcggtgatggtgtgtcttgactctccgtcgggcgctgaatcgcgagagcggcggcgaagtcgtctgcagcaaaaagatcatgaaatgcgtcaatcacgactggaaaaaaaaatgcagcatatggcggaagtgttgATGCCGCGCCCACTAATGACATGACATACcccttgacctttcttggaagtgtcataggcggggtgggtggtgaagttactaaaatccatgatggattttatgagtggaagcgaataaaattcactaatgtcttggaagttagagatgcatatggtggtcgaatctgtgagagtcctatatttagtgcttaacaatcttttttttatatatgtactcgctctgtgtgtattattttttatatatatgtgcttgtgttgtgtattttttttcttcatttgtatatgtactcgtgttgtcatccttttatgggctgtctttgggcatgtacgacataagtttgtaatatgtctctttcaattaggatttattttgggggagggaaaaaaaagggtaggatgggtgggtttccattgtatttctttgagcctgtacggtgtgagtttgtaatatgtctttttttttatggcgattgtgtgtttttgtttttaggcttagcatgtatttagtctggattaagaaagaacaaattagcctggattaagaaagaacaaataaaatagactagattaaggtaatataataacttgtcataccattttttttccactatatttcaataaaaatgtataaaatctacttttcccgttcctacccctcactgaaaagacaatcgatataactccagtcaatatgaaaatcaacagtaacacacgcacacacacacacacgcatatgctggcaaactgaaaaatcaatagcgggtagagggagagggaggggtagtggtaccctcagactgaccatcaagtcaccgctcgcgaggggtagggcatagagggggacacgcatacacatgctggcaaactggaaaaaaaatcaatagcgggagagggagagggagggggaaaggtagccacaggcctccgcccaacaagtcaccgctcgcgctaaccgatccccggcaggagggtgacgccccggcacggtgcgaaaggaccgatcccccggcaggagggtgacgccccggcacggtgcgaaaggacgcccctagccgatcccccggcactggggcgaaaggacgccccggcacggcgcgaaaggaccgatcccccggcaggagggcgacgccccggcacggtgcgaaaggaccgatcccccggcaggagggtgacgccccggcacggcgaaaggacgccctaaccgatccctgaacaaggcaccgctcgcgctaaccgatccccggcaggagggcgcgaaaggacgcccctaaccgatccgccgaacacgtcaccgctcgcgctaaccgatccccggcaggagggcgacgccccggcacggcgcgaaaggacgcccctaaccaatccccggcaggagggtgacgctcaggcctccggggagacacgatggcgtggaaggtggtgggtgtttggggtggggtgggtgggtgggtggggggggggggggggaatggtcacttttgggtaggtttgtgaccactccccggttgggtagtggggggcggctggctgcccgcgcggctggctggccgtccggctgactggccgcacggccggccgggaaattcaacgtacaaaaatttttcgacgtcaaaaatttttcgacgtcatttttttttggctgcaaattcttgattatgcttgcgaattattttggtcccgtcactgtcaccattacctactactatgtttattatggaaaactcaacatcattaagtaatatgcatgccatgcaatctgcctttaataggctatgtTCAGCTggagatgtattgaaccaagttgtgcccAAATTTCTATtgactttggcattaggaagagaaaaaagctcctataAGCATTGTTCAATTTTGACTatgcattgagacacataagtccGGGTATACAAGATTTCAaggtgagtctgcaggctcccctgcaaacatacataactctaaccattatgtgagacaaacagttgttaaTTACAGTAGAGGACGCCtgggttcggcctccaggtcttttgttccctgcagttcctgattttttagctttatatagggatatgataactgtgtcctccaggacaacggctttgcacgattctcgtaatttctatttcaccaaacctttacgaggagatccgcctgacacctttgatgtctttcgaatcgactcccttccattttctgtgcagaatagtaCTTACTATCTTATGTATAGTATTTATTCAAGATATATTGCCTTctgtgagaataggaaaatatactttcttctttctagtatagaacactgtaacaagaataaccatatgttagtttgtcctcccacaggccccgtctatgaggctatATAGTCACGCAGCCTTtagtgaatcggctgctttcttgaatcatgagtcagtgatcaactccttccacacaatagtcttaaaaacatttccccctatgtttataaaaggtcctggctactggacctattcacttgcctcccccatcactctgacactcacatgcacTACCAgtcctgtaaacaaacatactgtcaACCTCACGGATAgtgggatattgacgcttcggcaaggttgcagcgcccacagcccattcctgacacttcctggacaagaggcagttgtggaggggccccccatcacggtctctctcgcccctctccctctccacctccctactctccaagaattcttacaggccatcttatctggtccgttttgcctgaccttccatctcttcgcagtgctgagtccatccccctacaagAGCTAACAGCTGggttgcagcccctaaattctgtggtcgagccggatcagccctttcaacccgaaatccattggtggattgtcttcgccattgtcgtgattctggttcttctgctggtgacgtctgccgtggggtattcctatgtcctgcgctatgcacgacgacgcctgcttccagactcaagcccactgcagacattgaaaggcgtctcttctccaccaacacctgtgagatctcaggggcgagatcttccgaaaggggaagtatgttgggacccagaatatggacaaacagaagacgaccatagcagcacagttaattaatagagaccccaatcagaggcaaataccgagtggagatatggagacaggaattgtaaatatgataggagagggaaggaaagaaattagtcagatatacaaagttgtaaacatctgataagcactaacactactgagaggttatggaaaatacccagacccacatacagaaaacagatacccagtaggcgtggtcaggaagtgtggataaccattcaagaggactctaacatgtcacgtgcggtgtgacgaaatgctataagcgaataactgaaaagagaagtcactgtgggagtgtcttaagagtgaaatcacaaatagtaggagaagtaaacaatataacataatgagcgaaccaatggttgttgacaggaagtattggctactggttatgtagaaaatgaaggcgtgtcaaagatgcagttccgcctcaagcaaggaaaaatgtgacctagacaacagtgatatgggcagaccgagccttgcactcgcttcacgcagacttgctactcactcagctgagaatggctgttgcgatcttaatcgtgagtagaaattcgagaatctaagggaaaccgattgttttgtcctggagattataatgtggaagatgtgttgtaggattgtgagtgggacaggattgtgattatttgtttgcgatgtaaagcaaaggtagaaaccactgggtgtggtataatttggtgcttccgtgaaattgtagtagattatactataggaatgtgttatcaggatgtgaagagagtatttaaatattgtgatgtaagcagagagaaacaaaccactgcttgtggaatgacgagtgttattattattggcaacaactgagcacaaattgtagtattatgtttaaagacatgtcgtttgtcatatgttgtatccattgctgaatatgccagcgttatgatcgtctgagcatagaatattgcgtaaggcaattactttcatttaattttaaataaatgtatattttctttttccattgtttatccccgaacaccagtctccaataacaacttaagccggatcacgctaccagggatacgagacggtgagatcatttatggagtaattaatgagtgataaaagagttgtttaatacaagctaatgcaaatgaaataaaaaataaaaattaaaatacaagaaaagaaggatccaaaaataaggttttgttggtaagagaaccgggtaggacacgaagtaatgggtttaaactggataaattcagattcaacaggaacataggcaaaaattggtttacaaacagggtgatggatgagcggaataggcttagcagtcatgtggtgagtgccaataccattgtcacattcaaaaatagattagattaattaatggacagcgatattaggtggggttagatacacgggagctacacgggagcttaggttcagaggagctgtcTCGTATAGGCCTatcggcctcctgcagactcctatgttcttaagacggtcgggaatacgtgtagggtgctggaccaactgctctagatcgttgaggatagcaaagttgtaggcttgttcaccaggctggtcagtgaaagaggatgaaagccaaagctagtggtgaacattgaaatctccttggATGGAGATGTCAGCGAAGGAAGagtaggtcaagatgtgctccactttagagttcaattactcaaagaattttacatggttagtagagttaggtgagagataaacagcacagatgtatttagtaatagaatgacaatgaaatctaagccagatggtggaaaatactgaagaatcaaggttgtgggcacgagagcacggaggcgcaacatccagccttggattgaaatttagaatatagtaggaggaaacagaatagagatagctgtcagtagcctcagaaacctgtgtttcggtgaggaagagaaggtgaggtttagaggaagagagatggtgttccacagaattaaaattagaacgaagactgcgaatgttgcagaaattgagaagaaagaggttcaaggagttttcaagacacctctcgggtcggcagccagaaggggagtcctccctgggggattttgtggccccccccccaggcggggactccgaggcttggtgtatgtgcgccattttgaaattttaattttgggaaaaggtgtatatgttgtgtgaatgtagtgtggtgtccAGGCCGGGAATctgaggcagggtgaaggtgtgccattttgaaattagAATTTTgcgaaaaggtgtgtatgttgtgttatGCGTGTAGTGGCGTGTTGTGGTCCAGGGCGTGatttagcaataggaagcagagtgcaaatcaatggtaaaaattcTGACAGGGTGTGTGTTACGAGTGTGGTCCCGCAGAGGTGGCTATTGGGTTCTCTGCTGTTTTATCATTTACATTTACTAATTGGACACGGAAATGGTGATGATTTTCGATGGAATTAATGGTGATTTTCGtaaatttgctgatgatacaaaGATCAGCGGAGTAATTGGACCAGATCGGGACGCTCGCGTTTTGCAGGAGTAACTAGACAGACATGATTGGGTCTGGAAGTGACAGATGGGAGTTCAGTGTCGACAACTATTCTTCTGAGTGTAGGCAGGCATAACCCTCCATATAATTATTGCTAAAATGACACTCCCCTAAACAGgcctgggtgtgagagggatttaggagtcttaaTGAGCGTttatctccgtccaagggcacaatgttATCAGGCTAGAAATCTTGGAGACAGGGTGCCGGGTTTCATTTCAAGgaacgtaagcaacagaagcgctgaaATCATTTTCAAGCTGTATTTAGCATTAGTCAAACCTcacctcgattatgcggttcagttcttgctatagaatggatatcaaaatgttaataAGTGCAAAGTATGATGAGCAAAATTCATGGGTTGAGAAACTTTCCATACGGGGATAGACTTAAACATTTAGATTTGTATTCTCTATAGAGGCGAAGGTGCGAGGAAACTTGATCCAAGGTTATAAacagatgaagggctttaatccTCTcgacattctcctcttcctctttctacttgttcttccgtctttgttttctttatttttttcattttttcaaccatcaacatcaccactaccccagcctagtcttcctcctcctcctcctcctcctcctcgtcggccTCGCCTGTGCTCGCGGGGACGTTAAACGCGCCGAAAGTGATGATTGTTTTCTTGGTTccaataataacgatgataatggtggtggtggtggttcagccTTCGGAGGACGACGCTGGAGATGAAGAATGTTGTTTTAATCTTCGCCCTCCATTTCGGCCTCGGTCTAGGTCTTGGTTTCGAGTATTTATTGATTATCTTGCGGTTGTGATAAGATTTCTTCCTCACAATTTAATCTTCATCCGGTTTTCCTTGATTTTATTCTTCCTTGCCCTTTAGCTTTTCCACCCTCACTTGTCCTGCTGCCCTTTAGCTTTTCCACCCTCACTTGTCCTGCCGCCGCTGCACGGTCGGGGCTGCACGGCGGGCGGGCGTGCCGTCCATTGTAGTCATGTATCGGGTATCCGCATCCGCGAAACTTTCGCAtaatttttcacatccgcatctgcatccgcatttctgataaatgaaacatccgcatccgcatccgcatttgtgatgaaataaacatccgcatccgcatccgcaccacACAAAGAGGATGTTGTGGATATATATTATTCATTACATATTCTCAGACTTAGAGATCACAATGTAGATTACAGAGTTAAGAGCCtgcaaagttgaagaaaataaattaatgcaTGTAAATTTTCTACTAAAATTACACTTTCTATTAATTTCCCTTCAAATTTACCCAACCTAATGTGTCAATAATTTTGCGGAAGGGCCAAAGGAAGGAGATAGTTTTACATAGTaactatgtagtatgtatgtatcatgtaaatttgtaaaagtatgtatgtatgtattgaacTGTGTAACTGTATGTACTATTGCGCAGATATgaatgtagcagtcaccgctcgaatcgcgtgttccttcccctcagtgacacgtCAGAAAATGGGGTACTGCAAAGAAAGAcaagattctgtgttttcatgttcatcgtcagtacttgtctgtccgcgtcgtgtcttcaatttttatctttcttgtactcgtttatctttgtctgtccgtctatgtcctcttgttgtccacttttacacattgttgtacacatacacatcaacacctatgtcacccacacttcacaacattcacacaaacgcacatacatacaaacaccttttc is part of the Eriocheir sinensis breed Jianghai 21 chromosome 32, ASM2467909v1, whole genome shotgun sequence genome and harbors:
- the LOC127006456 gene encoding uncharacterized protein LOC127006456; this encodes MEEVFAVMNLQQQQQQQQQPHAAAATLHADDVDDQIMGQAALEVEAMDNTSQAEAVDNTSHPRNGADVGGGEVGDVPETPKSTGEHITGESLGNNNRGALGGVGKMGRCVLREGCDTSITSVSSEERPTGQRNAYPRQQQQTRFGDGVS